A DNA window from Synechococcus sp. UW179A contains the following coding sequences:
- a CDS encoding cation:proton antiporter: protein MLAAAMPPLLMPLLAEISAHDLEMAETLIGVARFVLIFVAARILAEVLVRLQLPTILGELLAGVLIGASGLHLLVPPETQVQLSQGLVALVSGLVNVPPESVPEIYSESFPSLESVAELGLYALLFLTGLESELEELIAVGAQAFTVAVVGVVLPFALGTWGLMAIFHVDAIPAIFAGASMTATSIGITASVFGELGFLKTREGQIVIGAAILDDILGIVILAVVVALASGGSLEIGPIVKLVAAAVVFVVAAIGLSRSAAPAFDWLIDKLKAPGEVLVGSFVILAISCFTATAIGLEAALGAFAAGLILSSSKHNRAIQEAVLPIVTLFATVFFVLVGAGMDLSVINPSDPSSKTALIVAGFLLVVSIIGKIASGWAFVSKQPTRRLVVGLGMMPRGEVGLIFLGLGTSAKLLSPSLEAAILLMVIGTTFLAPILLRLVIGDDKPDDDDKVDDEVAADPVGLL, encoded by the coding sequence ATGCTCGCTGCTGCGATGCCGCCCTTACTCATGCCGCTGCTGGCTGAGATCTCGGCTCACGACCTGGAGATGGCGGAAACCCTGATCGGGGTGGCCCGATTTGTGCTGATCTTTGTGGCAGCCCGCATTCTCGCGGAAGTGCTTGTGCGTCTGCAGTTGCCAACGATTCTTGGAGAGCTGCTGGCCGGCGTGCTGATCGGTGCCTCGGGCCTGCATCTGCTGGTGCCTCCGGAAACCCAGGTGCAGCTCAGTCAGGGGTTGGTGGCTTTGGTGAGTGGTCTGGTCAATGTCCCCCCGGAATCGGTTCCTGAGATCTACAGCGAAAGTTTTCCTTCGCTCGAGTCGGTGGCTGAGCTTGGTCTTTATGCATTGTTGTTCCTTACCGGCCTGGAGAGTGAGCTGGAGGAACTGATTGCTGTTGGCGCTCAGGCCTTCACAGTGGCCGTCGTTGGGGTGGTGCTGCCCTTCGCTCTGGGCACCTGGGGCCTGATGGCGATCTTCCATGTGGATGCGATTCCTGCGATTTTTGCCGGGGCCTCGATGACCGCCACCAGCATCGGCATCACCGCCAGCGTCTTCGGTGAGCTGGGATTCCTCAAGACTCGTGAAGGTCAGATCGTGATCGGGGCTGCCATTCTCGATGACATCCTCGGGATCGTGATTCTCGCCGTTGTGGTGGCTCTGGCCTCCGGCGGCTCTCTCGAGATTGGTCCGATCGTGAAGCTGGTGGCTGCTGCGGTTGTGTTTGTGGTGGCGGCCATTGGCCTCAGCCGCAGCGCTGCGCCAGCCTTTGACTGGTTGATCGACAAGCTGAAGGCTCCTGGGGAAGTGCTGGTGGGTTCTTTTGTGATCCTGGCCATTAGTTGCTTCACGGCGACGGCGATCGGCCTGGAAGCTGCCCTGGGCGCATTTGCTGCTGGTTTGATCCTCAGCAGTTCAAAACACAACCGCGCCATTCAGGAGGCGGTCCTGCCGATCGTGACCCTGTTTGCCACGGTGTTTTTTGTGCTGGTAGGCGCCGGGATGGATCTTTCTGTGATCAATCCCTCCGATCCCTCCAGCAAAACGGCTCTGATCGTTGCCGGCTTTCTGCTGGTGGTGTCGATCATCGGCAAGATCGCCTCGGGCTGGGCCTTTGTCAGCAAGCAACCCACCCGTCGCCTTGTGGTGGGCCTGGGCATGATGCCCCGCGGTGAAGTCGGCCTGATCTTCCTTGGTCTTGGAACCAGCGCCAAGTTGCTGTCTCCCTCCCTGGAGGCGGCAATTCTGTTGATGGTGATCGGCACCACCTTCCTGGCTCCCATCCTTCTGCGTCTGGTGATCGGTGACGACAAGCCAGACGACGACGACAAGGTTGATGATGAGGTCGCGGCTGATCCGGTGGGTCTGCTCTGA
- a CDS encoding glycogen/starch/alpha-glucan phosphorylase produces the protein MSTSEPLDLRLPTPGCSVDPERSGLDADSVFDGMTEHLFFTLGKLAPSASPHDLYMALSYAVRDRLMTRFLASKEAIRARPQKTVAYLSAEFLIGPQLANNLLNLGIEKEAEEALKRFGIESLQPILEVEEEPGLGNGGLGRLAACYMESLASLEIPATGYGIRYEFGIFDQLIRDGWQVEVTDKWLKGGWPWELPQPDEACFVGFGGRTESYIDDKGSYRSRWIPSEHAIGVPHDVPVLGYRVNTCDRLRLWRADATESFDFYAFNIGDYYGAVEEKVGSETLSKVLYPNDGTDEGRRLRLKQQHFFVSCSLQDMLRSLDSRGLPVEDFPLHWTVQLNDTHPAIAVAELMRLLIDDRHLEWDRAWDITSRSVAYTNHTLLPEALEKWDLNLFSSLLPRHLELIYEINRRFLQQVRLRYPGNDAIQRKLSIIDEDGGKAVRMAHLATIGAHHVNGVAALHSDLVKNQLMPEFAALWPEKFTNVTNGVTPRRWVALSNPELSALLDEHVGPDWITDMDRLRCLEERQHDHGFLEQWGDTKLSVKRKLSGYIHRNTGVLVDPSSLFDVQVKRIHEYKRQHLNALQIITQYLRIKNGQADGLAPRTVIFGGKAAPGYYMAKLIIRFINGIAETINADPDMDGRLRVVFLPDYNVKLGEQVYPASDLSEQISTAGKEASGTGNMKFAMNGALTIGTLDGANVEIRDRVGSENFFLFGKTVEEIAALKKSGYRPREVIGAIPELAEAIRLIEMGHFSNGDGELFRPLLDNLTGNDPFFVMADFAAYLRAQDAVSRAWTDRMHWNRMSVLNVARTGFFSSDRSIRDYCREIWNVEAMPVEITCDIR, from the coding sequence ATGAGCACCTCCGAGCCCCTCGACCTGCGTTTACCGACTCCGGGATGCTCCGTCGACCCTGAACGCTCGGGTCTCGATGCCGATTCCGTGTTTGACGGCATGACCGAGCACCTGTTCTTCACGCTCGGCAAACTCGCTCCCTCAGCCAGCCCCCATGACCTCTACATGGCGCTGAGCTATGCGGTGCGTGACCGGCTGATGACGCGCTTTCTGGCTAGTAAGGAAGCGATTCGCGCCCGGCCCCAGAAAACCGTGGCCTATCTCTCGGCTGAGTTTCTAATCGGCCCGCAGCTGGCCAACAATCTGCTCAACCTGGGGATTGAAAAGGAAGCTGAGGAAGCCCTGAAGCGCTTCGGGATCGAATCGCTGCAGCCGATTCTTGAGGTAGAGGAAGAACCTGGCCTAGGCAATGGCGGGCTCGGCCGTCTGGCGGCCTGCTACATGGAATCGCTGGCCAGCCTTGAAATTCCCGCCACGGGCTACGGCATTCGTTATGAGTTCGGCATCTTCGACCAACTGATCCGCGACGGCTGGCAGGTGGAGGTCACCGATAAATGGCTGAAGGGAGGCTGGCCCTGGGAACTGCCCCAACCCGATGAAGCCTGCTTCGTGGGCTTCGGCGGCCGCACAGAGAGCTATATCGACGACAAGGGCAGCTACCGCTCACGCTGGATCCCCTCGGAACATGCGATCGGTGTCCCTCACGATGTGCCGGTGCTGGGCTACCGCGTGAATACCTGCGATCGTCTGCGTCTGTGGCGCGCGGATGCCACCGAAAGCTTCGACTTCTATGCCTTCAACATTGGCGACTACTACGGCGCCGTGGAAGAGAAGGTGGGCAGCGAAACCCTCTCCAAGGTGCTTTACCCCAACGACGGCACCGATGAAGGACGTCGCCTGCGCTTAAAGCAGCAGCACTTCTTCGTGTCCTGCTCCCTGCAAGACATGCTGCGCAGCCTCGACAGCCGGGGCCTTCCCGTGGAGGACTTCCCCCTGCACTGGACCGTTCAGCTGAACGACACGCACCCTGCCATCGCCGTGGCCGAGCTGATGCGTCTGTTGATCGACGATCGCCACCTGGAGTGGGACAGAGCCTGGGACATCACCAGCCGGTCTGTGGCTTACACCAACCACACCCTGCTGCCGGAGGCCCTGGAGAAGTGGGACCTGAACCTGTTCAGCAGCCTGCTGCCCCGCCACCTCGAGCTGATTTATGAGATCAACCGCCGCTTCCTGCAGCAGGTGCGCCTGCGCTACCCCGGCAACGACGCGATCCAGCGCAAACTGTCGATCATTGATGAAGACGGTGGCAAGGCTGTGCGCATGGCCCACCTGGCCACCATCGGCGCGCACCATGTGAATGGCGTGGCTGCTCTTCATTCCGACCTGGTCAAAAACCAGCTGATGCCGGAATTCGCAGCGCTCTGGCCTGAGAAGTTCACGAACGTGACCAATGGCGTCACGCCCCGTCGCTGGGTGGCCCTTTCCAACCCCGAGCTCTCAGCCTTGCTCGATGAGCACGTTGGGCCCGACTGGATCACCGACATGGATCGGCTGCGCTGCCTTGAGGAACGTCAGCATGACCACGGTTTCCTCGAACAATGGGGTGACACCAAGCTTTCGGTGAAGCGGAAGCTCTCTGGATACATCCACCGCAATACCGGCGTTCTGGTGGATCCCTCCAGCCTGTTTGACGTGCAGGTGAAGCGCATCCACGAATACAAGCGTCAGCACCTGAATGCGCTTCAGATCATCACCCAATACCTGCGCATCAAAAACGGTCAGGCCGACGGATTGGCTCCACGCACGGTGATCTTCGGGGGCAAAGCAGCTCCCGGCTACTACATGGCCAAGCTGATCATCCGCTTCATCAACGGCATCGCCGAAACGATCAACGCCGATCCCGATATGGACGGTCGCCTGCGGGTGGTCTTCCTGCCGGATTACAACGTGAAGCTCGGCGAGCAGGTGTATCCAGCCTCTGATCTCTCCGAGCAGATCTCCACGGCCGGCAAGGAAGCCTCCGGCACCGGCAACATGAAATTCGCCATGAACGGGGCGCTCACCATCGGCACGCTCGATGGGGCCAATGTGGAGATCCGCGACCGTGTGGGTTCGGAAAACTTCTTCCTGTTCGGCAAGACGGTGGAAGAGATCGCTGCACTCAAAAAGAGTGGCTATCGCCCCAGGGAAGTGATCGGAGCGATTCCGGAGCTGGCAGAAGCGATCCGGCTGATCGAGATGGGTCACTTCAGCAATGGCGACGGCGAACTGTTCAGACCGCTGCTCGACAATCTCACCGGAAACGATCCTTTCTTCGTGATGGCCGACTTCGCGGCCTATCTGCGGGCCCAGGATGCAGTCAGCCGCGCCTGGACGGATCGCATGCACTGGAACCGGATGAGTGTGCTGAACGTGGCCCGCACTGGCTTCTTCTCCTCCGACCGGTCCATTCGCGACTACTGCCGCGAAATCTGGAACGTGGAGGCGATGCCTGTGGAGATCACCTGCGACATTCGCTGA
- a CDS encoding sulfotransferase family protein: protein MKYFGIGLQRTGTASLCKAFELLGFKSCHGDYGRFPGSLSMKDAIYNQYDMFADTPYSILYDKLDLYFPNSKFIYTSRNVDQWTRSVEKLFAINNQFLSMPNIAMHHVLIYGQPVFNAEIAKSVFLKHQSDVREYFRDKKNFIEIDLDNSFGWGPLCEFTGRNIPDAGFPWINQL from the coding sequence ATGAAATATTTTGGAATTGGGCTTCAGAGAACAGGCACGGCAAGCCTATGCAAGGCGTTTGAACTATTGGGCTTTAAGTCTTGCCACGGCGACTACGGCCGATTTCCTGGCTCCCTATCCATGAAGGATGCTATTTATAATCAATATGATATGTTTGCCGACACTCCTTATTCTATACTCTACGACAAGCTAGATCTATATTTCCCAAATTCTAAATTTATTTACACTTCCCGTAATGTCGATCAGTGGACCAGAAGCGTCGAAAAGCTGTTTGCAATCAACAACCAATTTTTATCGATGCCGAATATAGCAATGCACCACGTGCTGATCTATGGTCAGCCAGTATTCAATGCTGAGATAGCTAAGTCAGTTTTCCTAAAGCATCAATCTGACGTCAGAGAATATTTTAGAGATAAAAAAAATTTTATAGAGATCGACCTTGACAATTCATTCGGATGGGGACCGCTATGCGAATTTACTGGCAGAAATATTCCTGATGCTGGGTTCCCATGGATAAATCAGCTTTGA
- the rnc gene encoding ribonuclease III: MSQEPRPLQQLWDVFNQSAKTLGQADLALLQEALTHTSSGLNPHHEQLEFLGDAVLRLSASEFIASAYPQMQVGERSSLRAQLVSDRWLAELGANIEIERWWQIGPKASGDATAAATIRAELSEALIGALYRINGLVGVQQWLTPHWQRSAEAVLSDPHRGNYKSSLQEWSQGEGLGLPTYSSEEMSQRHGDPRRFRCSVTLPPQLKAEGWGRSRRDAEQQAARAALDQLTGS; this comes from the coding sequence ATGAGCCAAGAACCACGGCCACTGCAGCAGCTCTGGGACGTGTTCAATCAGTCCGCCAAGACCCTTGGGCAGGCCGACCTTGCCTTGTTGCAGGAAGCGCTCACCCACACCTCCAGTGGCCTGAACCCTCATCACGAGCAGCTGGAATTTCTCGGCGATGCGGTGCTGCGTCTCAGCGCCAGTGAATTCATCGCCTCCGCCTATCCACAGATGCAAGTGGGCGAACGCTCCAGCCTGAGGGCCCAGCTGGTGAGCGATCGCTGGCTGGCAGAGCTGGGCGCCAACATCGAGATCGAGCGCTGGTGGCAGATCGGCCCCAAAGCCAGTGGCGACGCCACTGCGGCAGCCACCATCCGCGCAGAACTCAGCGAAGCGTTGATCGGCGCGCTGTACAGGATCAACGGTCTGGTAGGAGTGCAGCAATGGCTGACACCCCACTGGCAGCGCAGCGCTGAGGCGGTTCTCTCCGACCCGCACCGCGGCAACTACAAATCCTCCCTGCAGGAGTGGAGTCAGGGTGAAGGCCTGGGCCTGCCCACCTACAGCAGCGAAGAGATGAGCCAACGCCATGGTGACCCGCGCCGCTTTCGCTGCAGCGTGACCCTGCCGCCGCAGCTGAAAGCGGAAGGATGGGGCCGCTCACGGCGTGACGCCGAACAACAAGCCGCGCGCGCCGCCCTAGATCAGCTCACTGGCAGCTGA
- a CDS encoding ion transporter produces MEVALRQRLRRVVLDSDTRPGRLYNLVIFGTILLSVAGLLVEPHPMRVATPGEIPAWVDTLENFCLLVFMADYLLHLWVSPKPLAYARSFYGLIDLSAVLFFFVPQIRSGLVLWVFKFARVLRVFKLLRFMDEAQMLGRALRASARRIGVFLFFVVMAQVVLGYLMVVIESRHPNTQFQTVGQGVYWAIVTMTTVGYGDFVPQTVLGRLLAAVVMLLGFGIIAIPTGIVTVESIQQARQDRRPCSSCGHRDHRREASHCDQCGAELQGSAQLPVS; encoded by the coding sequence ATGGAGGTCGCTCTACGCCAGCGGCTCCGGCGAGTCGTTCTCGATTCCGATACCCGTCCAGGCAGGCTCTACAACCTGGTGATTTTCGGGACGATCCTGCTCAGCGTGGCAGGACTGCTGGTTGAACCGCACCCGATGCGCGTGGCAACACCCGGGGAAATTCCTGCCTGGGTGGACACGCTTGAAAACTTCTGCCTGCTGGTGTTCATGGCGGATTACCTGCTGCATCTGTGGGTGTCGCCGAAGCCATTGGCCTATGCGCGCAGCTTTTACGGGCTGATTGATCTTTCAGCCGTCCTGTTTTTTTTCGTGCCCCAGATCCGCAGTGGCCTGGTTTTGTGGGTCTTCAAGTTCGCCCGCGTGTTGCGTGTGTTCAAGCTGCTGCGCTTTATGGATGAGGCGCAGATGCTGGGCCGTGCCCTGCGCGCCAGTGCACGCCGCATCGGCGTATTCCTGTTTTTTGTCGTGATGGCCCAGGTGGTGTTGGGTTATCTGATGGTGGTGATTGAGAGCCGTCATCCCAACACCCAGTTCCAGACTGTTGGGCAGGGTGTGTACTGGGCCATCGTGACCATGACCACGGTGGGTTATGGCGATTTTGTGCCGCAGACCGTGCTCGGTCGTCTGCTGGCGGCGGTGGTGATGCTGCTCGGTTTCGGCATCATTGCCATCCCCACAGGCATCGTCACGGTGGAATCGATTCAGCAGGCCCGGCAAGACAGGCGCCCCTGCAGCAGCTGTGGTCATCGCGACCATCGCCGCGAGGCCAGCCACTGCGATCAATGCGGGGCTGAACTGCAGGGCTCCGCTCAGCTGCCAGTGAGCTGA
- a CDS encoding NAD(P)H dehydrogenase subunit NdhS — protein MASAAPILPGATVTVVDRRSIYNGYTGFVQRISGDRAAVLFEGGNWDKLVTLRLKDLSAD, from the coding sequence ATGGCTTCCGCCGCTCCGATCCTGCCCGGTGCCACGGTGACGGTGGTGGATCGGCGCTCCATCTACAACGGCTACACCGGTTTCGTGCAGCGCATCAGTGGCGATCGGGCCGCTGTGTTGTTTGAAGGTGGCAACTGGGACAAGCTTGTCACCCTGCGGCTTAAAGATCTCAGCGCAGACTGA
- the rimM gene encoding ribosome maturation factor RimM (Essential for efficient processing of 16S rRNA), whose translation MPQQLSSVDPDSDFKTASADEEWLAVGKVVGAQGLRGELRVNPASDFPERFTKPGSRWLQRKGAAPQEMMLTSGRQLPGRSLFIMRFKGIDNRSAAEALVGQTLLVSSNDRPELEEGEFHLLDLVGLEARLDANDNAVVGNVSDLISGGNDLLEITRPDGRKLLIPFVEQIVPEVHQQEGWLLITPPPGLLDL comes from the coding sequence ATGCCTCAACAGCTGTCATCCGTGGACCCAGACTCCGATTTCAAGACAGCATCAGCTGACGAAGAGTGGCTGGCCGTGGGCAAGGTTGTGGGAGCACAAGGTCTGCGCGGTGAGCTGCGCGTGAACCCAGCCAGTGATTTCCCCGAACGTTTCACCAAGCCAGGGTCTCGTTGGCTTCAGCGCAAAGGCGCAGCACCACAGGAAATGATGCTGACCAGTGGGCGGCAACTGCCCGGCCGCAGTCTGTTCATCATGCGTTTCAAGGGAATCGACAACCGCAGCGCAGCAGAAGCTCTGGTGGGTCAGACGCTTCTGGTGAGCTCCAACGACAGACCCGAGCTTGAGGAAGGAGAATTCCACCTACTCGACCTGGTGGGCCTGGAAGCCCGTCTGGATGCGAACGACAACGCTGTGGTCGGCAATGTGAGCGATCTGATCAGCGGAGGCAACGACCTGCTGGAAATCACGCGGCCAGATGGGCGCAAGTTATTGATTCCTTTTGTGGAGCAGATCGTTCCTGAAGTGCATCAACAAGAAGGGTGGTTGCTGATCACTCCTCCGCCGGGACTGCTGGACCTGTGA
- a CDS encoding mannose-1-phosphate guanylyltransferase/mannose-6-phosphate isomerase, whose translation MNTPLIPVILCGGTGTRLWPLSRASYPKQYWALGGNGDETLLQQTQQRLEGIDALGDPLLICNDDHRFIVAEQMRQIGIQPGAILLEPMGRNTAPAVAVAALQATADGEDPLLLVLSADHVIRDAAHFRSAIEAGRNTAEAGRLVTFGIVPTAPETGYGYIEAAESLQTDTLTPVPIARFVEKPDQATAEQFLASGRFTWNSGMFLFRASAMLSELERLAPEVVSCCRAALEQDVADLDFLRLEREAFAKCPNVAIDVAVMEQTQLGSVIPLAAGWSDVGSWSALWETADRDDDGNVLRGRVISEGSRNCYLRSEHRLVVGLGVENLVVVETDDAVLIAERDQAQNVKTIVKQLEAAGSREGKAHRKIYRPWGHYTGVVEDSRWQVKRISVKPGASLSLQMHHHRAEHWIVVKGTAVVERDGDSQLIGENQSTYIPMGCKHRLSNPGRIPVELIEVQSGAYLGEDDIVRFDDVYGRSDVEAAARAALTPQ comes from the coding sequence GTGAACACCCCTCTGATTCCGGTGATCCTCTGTGGCGGCACAGGAACGCGCCTCTGGCCCCTCTCCCGAGCCAGTTACCCGAAGCAGTACTGGGCACTCGGCGGCAACGGCGATGAAACCCTGCTGCAGCAGACCCAGCAACGCCTGGAAGGCATCGATGCGCTGGGTGATCCTCTGCTGATCTGCAACGACGACCACCGATTCATCGTGGCCGAACAAATGCGCCAAATCGGCATCCAACCGGGTGCCATTCTCCTGGAACCGATGGGGCGCAACACGGCTCCAGCGGTGGCGGTTGCCGCACTACAAGCCACAGCCGACGGCGAGGATCCTCTGCTGCTGGTGCTATCGGCTGACCATGTGATTCGCGACGCCGCTCACTTCCGCAGCGCCATCGAGGCCGGTCGCAATACAGCAGAGGCAGGCCGTCTGGTGACCTTCGGCATCGTGCCAACGGCTCCTGAAACCGGCTACGGCTACATCGAGGCCGCCGAATCCCTGCAGACAGACACCCTCACACCGGTGCCAATCGCCCGCTTTGTCGAAAAGCCAGACCAGGCCACCGCCGAACAGTTCCTAGCCAGCGGACGCTTCACCTGGAACAGTGGCATGTTTCTATTTAGGGCGAGCGCCATGCTCTCGGAGCTTGAACGCCTGGCACCGGAGGTGGTGAGCTGTTGCAGGGCCGCACTCGAGCAGGACGTGGCAGACCTCGACTTCTTGCGACTGGAGCGTGAAGCCTTCGCCAAATGTCCAAACGTGGCCATTGATGTAGCTGTGATGGAGCAGACCCAGCTCGGATCAGTGATTCCCTTGGCTGCAGGCTGGAGTGATGTCGGCAGCTGGAGCGCCCTCTGGGAAACTGCAGACCGCGATGACGACGGCAACGTGCTGCGCGGCAGGGTGATCAGCGAGGGCAGCCGCAACTGCTACCTGCGCAGCGAACACCGTCTGGTGGTGGGCCTCGGTGTTGAGAATCTTGTAGTGGTCGAAACCGACGACGCCGTGTTGATCGCCGAACGCGACCAGGCACAGAATGTGAAGACGATCGTGAAGCAACTGGAGGCTGCTGGCAGCCGGGAAGGCAAGGCCCATCGCAAGATTTATCGCCCCTGGGGCCACTACACAGGCGTGGTGGAAGACAGCCGCTGGCAGGTGAAGCGAATTTCAGTAAAGCCAGGCGCCAGCCTTTCCCTGCAGATGCACCATCACCGAGCCGAACACTGGATCGTGGTGAAAGGCACTGCAGTCGTGGAGCGCGACGGTGATTCTCAGCTGATCGGCGAAAACCAGAGCACTTACATCCCCATGGGCTGCAAACACCGACTCAGCAACCCTGGCCGGATTCCGGTGGAGCTGATCGAGGTCCAAAGCGGGGCTTATCTGGGTGAAGACGACATCGTGCGCTTCGACGATGTCTACGGTCGCAGTGATGTGGAAGCAGCGGCTCGGGCCGCACTCACTCCACAGTGA
- the glmS gene encoding glutamine--fructose-6-phosphate transaminase (isomerizing) — protein sequence MCGIVAVIGSREAAPLLLEGLRQLEYRGYDSAGIATIEESVNDATAKLHCLRAKGKLVNLSARVEQEGAPGFCGIGHTRWATHGKPEVHNAHPHCDGAGQVAVVQNGIIENHRALREELSAAGVSFRSDTDTEVIPHLVSAELRQQCAAGNPADGNTLLRAVQAVLPKLQGAYALAVLWAKAPGALVVARKAAPLLIGLGEGEFICASDTPALAGFTRTVLPMEDGEVALLSPLGIELYNDVGERQQRSPSLLSGHEHVADKRQFRHFMLKEIHEQPETARLWMERHLPLNLQAANPVALPFDDAFYADIERIQILACGTSRHAALVGAHLLEQFAGVPASVHYASEFRYAPPPLAANTLTIGVTQSGETADTLAALAMDAERRRIQDNPAYAPRQLGVTNRVESSLARQVPYILDIGAGIEVGVAATKTFLGQLLAFYALALAFAARRGSRNEVEIAALVNELRGLPQQLDDLIQQHDQRSEAMAHRFAETQDVIFLGRGINYPIALEGALKLKEISYIHAEGYPAGEMKHGPIALLDTHVPVISIAVPGVVFEKVLSNAQEAKARDAHLIGVAPVCADTELFDELLPVPEVSEWISPLLTVVPMQLLSYHIAAHRGLDVDQPRNLAKSVTVE from the coding sequence ATGTGCGGAATCGTTGCGGTGATCGGCTCCAGAGAGGCAGCACCGCTCCTGTTGGAAGGGCTGCGGCAACTGGAATATCGCGGTTACGACTCCGCCGGCATCGCCACTATCGAAGAATCGGTGAACGATGCGACGGCCAAGCTGCATTGCCTTCGAGCCAAGGGCAAGCTTGTCAATCTCAGCGCAAGGGTCGAGCAGGAGGGCGCACCCGGTTTTTGTGGCATCGGCCATACCCGCTGGGCCACGCACGGCAAGCCGGAGGTGCATAACGCCCATCCCCATTGCGATGGTGCTGGCCAAGTGGCCGTGGTGCAGAACGGCATCATCGAAAACCATCGGGCCCTGCGGGAAGAGCTCAGCGCCGCAGGGGTCAGCTTCCGCTCAGACACCGACACCGAGGTGATTCCCCATTTGGTTTCTGCGGAGTTGCGCCAACAGTGTGCGGCTGGCAATCCTGCGGATGGCAATACGCTGTTGCGGGCTGTGCAGGCTGTTTTGCCAAAGCTTCAAGGCGCCTATGCCTTGGCGGTGTTGTGGGCAAAGGCACCTGGTGCTCTTGTGGTGGCTCGCAAGGCAGCACCATTGCTGATCGGTTTGGGCGAAGGCGAATTCATTTGTGCCAGCGATACGCCTGCACTGGCTGGCTTCACTCGCACCGTCCTGCCCATGGAGGACGGAGAGGTGGCGTTGCTCAGTCCGCTTGGCATTGAGCTCTACAACGATGTTGGTGAGCGTCAGCAACGCAGCCCGTCGCTGCTCAGCGGCCATGAACATGTGGCCGACAAGCGCCAGTTCCGCCACTTCATGCTCAAGGAGATCCATGAGCAGCCGGAGACAGCACGCCTTTGGATGGAGAGGCACCTGCCGTTGAATTTGCAGGCTGCCAATCCGGTGGCATTGCCCTTCGACGATGCGTTCTATGCCGATATCGAGCGCATCCAGATCCTGGCTTGTGGGACGAGCCGACATGCGGCGCTTGTGGGAGCCCATCTGCTGGAACAGTTTGCCGGGGTGCCAGCCAGTGTTCATTACGCCAGTGAGTTCCGCTACGCGCCCCCGCCGCTGGCCGCTAACACGCTCACGATTGGTGTCACCCAATCCGGCGAAACGGCCGACACGCTGGCTGCCCTGGCTATGGATGCTGAGAGGCGGCGGATCCAGGACAATCCTGCCTACGCCCCGCGTCAGTTGGGGGTGACCAATCGGGTGGAAAGTTCTCTGGCTCGTCAGGTGCCCTACATCCTCGACATCGGTGCCGGCATCGAAGTGGGGGTTGCAGCCACCAAGACGTTTCTGGGCCAGCTTTTAGCGTTCTATGCCCTGGCTTTGGCTTTTGCAGCACGGCGCGGTAGCCGCAACGAAGTCGAGATTGCTGCATTGGTGAACGAGCTGCGCGGTCTTCCCCAGCAGCTCGATGACTTGATCCAGCAACACGACCAGCGTTCGGAAGCGATGGCCCATCGTTTTGCTGAAACCCAGGATGTGATCTTCCTCGGGCGGGGTATCAACTATCCGATCGCATTGGAAGGGGCTCTGAAGCTCAAAGAAATCAGCTACATCCATGCGGAGGGTTATCCCGCAGGGGAGATGAAACACGGCCCGATCGCCCTGCTCGACACGCATGTGCCGGTGATCTCCATTGCCGTGCCGGGCGTGGTGTTCGAAAAAGTGCTCAGTAATGCCCAGGAGGCCAAGGCCCGCGATGCCCATTTGATCGGTGTTGCCCCCGTCTGCGCAGACACGGAATTGTTCGATGAACTGCTGCCAGTGCCTGAGGTGAGCGAATGGATTAGCCCTTTGCTCACGGTGGTGCCAATGCAATTGCTCAGTTATCACATTGCGGCCCATCGAGGCCTGGATGTCGATCAGCCACGCAACCTGGCCAAGAGCGTCACTGTGGAGTGA
- the psaC gene encoding photosystem I iron-sulfur center protein PsaC, with amino-acid sequence MSHAVKIYDTCIGCTQCVRACPLDVLEMVPWDGCKAGQIASSPRTEDCVGCKRCETACPTDFLSIRVYLGDETTRSMGLAY; translated from the coding sequence ATGTCCCACGCCGTCAAGATCTACGACACCTGCATCGGCTGCACTCAGTGCGTGCGTGCCTGCCCTCTGGATGTGCTCGAAATGGTGCCCTGGGATGGCTGTAAGGCCGGCCAGATCGCGTCCTCGCCACGCACGGAAGATTGCGTTGGTTGCAAGCGCTGTGAAACCGCTTGCCCAACAGATTTCCTCAGCATCCGTGTTTATCTCGGTGATGAGACCACTCGAAGCATGGGCCTGGCGTATTGA
- the acpP gene encoding acyl carrier protein, producing MSQEAILEKVRSIVAEQLSVDAGEVKPESNFQNDLGADSLDTVELVMALEEAFDIEIPDEAAEGIATVGDAVKYIEDKQA from the coding sequence ATGTCCCAGGAAGCGATCCTCGAAAAAGTCCGTTCGATCGTGGCGGAGCAGCTCAGCGTCGACGCCGGCGAAGTCAAGCCCGAATCGAATTTCCAGAATGATCTCGGTGCTGACTCCCTCGACACCGTCGAGCTGGTGATGGCATTGGAAGAAGCCTTTGACATCGAAATTCCAGACGAAGCCGCTGAAGGCATCGCCACCGTCGGCGACGCCGTCAAGTACATCGAAGACAAGCAGGCCTGA